From the genome of Phycodurus eques isolate BA_2022a chromosome 22, UOR_Pequ_1.1, whole genome shotgun sequence, one region includes:
- the nrcama gene encoding neuronal cell adhesion molecule a isoform X6: MDFTVVHLIVGENTMRSSGSGAVLLMILLSHMTSALEVPLDPKVLEGLPQPPTITLQSPKDYIFDPRENIVIHCEAKGKPHPNFSWTRNGSHFDVEQDSKVLMKPSSGTLVIDISGEKAEAYEGTYQCTAHNDHGTAISNNIVIRQSRSPLWSKERLEAITVQMGVSLVLQCRPPAGLPPPVIFWMDNIFQRLPLDNRVSQALNGDLYFSNVLPEDNRNDYICYARFPYTQTIQQKQPISVTVLEMDTMNDTSLYNVTNFSANPTGERRPGFMTPLGASSTKMVLRGETLELECIAEGLPTPEMSWQKDGGELPTSRVSFLNYKKTLKILDVSEADAGDYTCTATNRLGTAHHNIKVNVKAAPFWISAPRNLILAPNETGILTCRVNGDPKPDINWFVNGVPIENAPEDHTRKVDADTVILSRVQSGSSAVYQCNASNEFGYLIANAFVSVLAEPPRVLTPPNQVYQVITNSLALLHCATFGSPIPTITWFKDSQISIKSEDPYVIHENGTLEINVAQSQNSGKYTCIATNNLGVKENHVFLEVKDPTRILKQPEYKVVQRGTSAVFECKVKHDPSLIPTMTWLKNSGELPDDERFEVDADSLTIKDVTDEDAGTYTCIMNTTLDRDSASATLTVVEATPTPAIVYEKPDPPTDLELTDQTERSVQLTWIPGDEHNSPTQKFLIQYEDLLHEPSIWVNMTEVAGTRTTAQLDLSPYVYYSFRVLAKNQVGYSQPSQPSRQYRTNPAAPDENPSDVHGEGTEPGNLVISWKSLTGFQSNGPGLEYKVLWRQSDVDQDWSSKTVANSSHFVVSGVPVYVPYEIKVQALNDYGNGPEAEVVVGYSGEDLPLSATDGVLVMVHNSTVAQVHWEPVSSHSVRGKLKGYKVYYRRERGLHETEEEVDQEAQHQVLTFSGNQTEGRLPGLQPYSLYIIFIRVLNSKGEGPQSQEKQFETPEGVPGPPSFLNVLNPSLDSLTLEWGPPVNKNGRLTGYTLKYQPVSNTTEVGPVKVMDFLVNETTVTLDNLNSSVLYKFYLSAKTIKGAGANVTKEASAVMGTTVPSRHVDIATQGWFIGLMCAIALLILVLLIVCFIKRNKGGKYPVKEKEEAHQDPEIQPMKEDDGTFGEYSDTEDHKPLKGSRTPSNGTVRRDESDDSLVDYGEGGDGQFNEDGSFIGQYSGKKEKDTHEGNESSEAPSPVNAMNSFV; the protein is encoded by the exons ATGGACTTCACCGTGGTCCACCTGATCGTGGGCGAGAATACCATGAGGTCCTCGGGTTCTGGAGCTGTTCTTCTCATGATCCTCTTGAGTCACATGACATCAGCGCTCGAAGTGCCCCTTGATC CTAAGGTCCTGGAAGGAT TGCCCCAGCCCCCGACTATTACGCTACAGTCACCGAAGGATTACATCTTTGACCCACGGGAGAACATCGTCATCCACTGTGAAGCCAAGGGGAAGCCCCACCCCAA CTTTTCTTGGACGAGGAATGGGAGCCATTTTGATGTGGAGCAAGACTCTAAAGTTCTCATGAAGCCTAGTTCGGGAACTCTGGTCATTGACATCAGTGGGGAAAAAGCCGAGGCCTACGAGGGGACTTACCAGTGCACGGCCCACAATGATCACGGCACGGCTATCTCCAACAACATTGTCATCAGACAGTCCA GGTCCCCCTTGTGGTCGAAAGAAAGACTTGAGGCCATCACAGTGCAGATGGGGGTCTCGCTGGTGCTGCAGTGCCGACCCCCGGCAGGGCTGCCCCCTCCCGTTATATTTTGGATGGATAACA TTTTCCAGAGACTGCCGCTGGACAATCGAGTGTCCCAGGCCCTGAACGGAGACTTGTACTTTTCCAATGTCCTCCCGGAGGACAACAGGAATGACTACATCTGCTATGCCCGCTTCCCTTATACACAGACCATCCAGCAGAAGCAGCCCATCTCCGTCACCGTGCTGGAGA TGGATACAATGAATGACACCTCTTTATACAATGTCACTAACTTTAGTG CCAACCCGACGGGGGAGCGGCGTCCTGGTTTTATGACGCCTCTGGGCGCCTCCAGCACCAAGATGGTCCTGCGAGGGGAGACTCTCGAACTGGAATGCATCGCCGAAGGCTT GCCCACTCCGGAGATGTCTTGGCAGAAAGACGGAGGAGAGCTGCCGACCAGTAGGGTGTCGTTCCTCAACTACAAGAAAACCCTGAAGATTTTGGACGTAAGCGAAGCCGACGCCGGCGACTACACCTGCACGGCCACCAACCGCCTGGGCACGGCACACCACAACATCAAGGTCAATGTCAAAG CTGCTCCGTTCTGGATCAGCGCTCCCAGGAACCTGATCCTCGCCCCAAATGAGACTGGCATCCTGACTTGCAGAGTCAATGGAGACCCCAAGCCGGATATAAATTGGTTTGTCAATGGAGTTCCCATAGAAA ATGCTCCTGAAGACCACACCCGCAAGGTGGATGCCGACACAGTGATTCTTAGCCGTGTGCAGTCTGGGTCCAGTGCCGTTTATCAGTGCAACGCCTCCAATGAATTTGGCTACCTGATCGCCAACGCGTTTGTCAGTGTGCTCG CTGAGCCCCCGAGGGTGCTCACTCCCCCCAACCAAGTGTACCAGGTCATCACCAATAGCCTTGCTTTACTACACTGCGCCACTTTCGGCTCACCGATACCAACCATTACatg GTTCAAAGACAGTCAGATCAGTATTAAGAGTGAGGACCCCTATGTGATCCACGAGAATGGTACTTTGGAGATCAATGTGGCCCAGTCGCAAAACAGCGGGAAGTACACGTGCATTGCCACCAACAACCTGGGCGTCAAGGAGAACCATGTCTTCCTGGAGGTTAAAGACCCCACACGCATCCTGAAGCAGCCGGAATACAAGGTGGTACAGCGAGGCACGAGCGCCGTGTTCGAATGCAAAGTCAAACACGACCCATCCCTCATCCCCACCATGACCTGGCTCAAAAACAGCGGCGAACTGCCCGACGACGAGAG GTTTGAGGTGGACGCCGACAGTTTGACCATCAAAGACGTGACGGATGAAGATGCGGGCACTTACACGTGCATCATGAACACTACCCTGGACCGGGACTCCGCCAGTGCCACGCTTACTGTCGTCG AGGCTACTCCTACGCCAGCTATTGTCTACG AGAAACCTGACCCGCCCACTGATCTGGAACTCACTGACCAGACCGAGCGGAGTGTTCAGCTCACTTGGATCCCTGGCGATGAACACAACAGTCCCACacaaa AGTTTTTGATCCAGTACGAGGATTTGCTGCACGAGCCCAGCATCTGGGTCAACATGACAGAGGTTGCTGGTACGAGGACCACGGCGCAACTAGACCTCTCGCCGTATGTCTACTACTCCTTCCGGGTTCTGGCAAAGAATCAGGTGGGCTACAGCCAACCCAGCCAGCCGTCGCGCCAGTACAGAACCAACCCAGCAG CCCCTGATGAGAATCCTTCAGATGTTCATGGAGAAGGAACAGAACCTGGCAACCTTGTCATCTCCTGGAAA TCGCTCACAGGATTCCAGTCAAATGGGCCCGGTTTGGAGTACAAGGTGCTGTGGAGACAGAGTGATGTGGATCAAGATTGGTCCTCCAAGACGGTGGCCAACTCTTCACATTTTGTCGTGTCCGGAGTTCCAGTCTACGTACCCTACGAGATTAAAGTTCAGGCTTTGAACGACTATGGCAACGGGCCGGAGGCCGAAGTCGTCGTCGGTTACTCCGGGGAAGACT TGCCTTTGTCCGCCACCGATGGCGTCCTGGTCATGGTTCACAACAGCACCGTGGCACAAGTGCACTGGGAGCCGGTGTCTTCTCACTCAGTCCGTGGGAAACTAAAGGGCTACAAG GTATACTACCGTCGCGAACGAGGCTTGCATGAGACTGAGGAGGAAGTGGATCAAGAGGCACAACACCAAGTTCTGACCTTCAGTGGGAACCAGACCGAGGGACGTCTGCCGGGCCTCCAGCCGTACAGCCTCTACATCATCTTCATCAGGGTCTTGAATAGCAAAGGAGAAGGTCCTCAGAGTCAGGAGAAGCAATTTGAGACACCCGAGGGAG TTCCAGGACCACCTTCTTTTCTAAACGTCTTGAATCCCAGTTTGGACTCTCTTACTCTGGAATGGGGCCCACCAGTGAACAAAAACGGACGCCTTACTGGATACACGCTTAAATACCAGCCAG TCAGTAATACCACCGAAGTGGGGCCGGTCAAGGTCATGGATTTTCTGGTCAACGAGACCACCGTGACGCTGGACAATTTGAACTCCAGCGTGCTCTACAAGTTCTACCTGAGCGCAAAGACCATCAAAGGCGCTGGCGCCAACGTCACCAAAGAGGCCTCCGCCGTCAtgggaacaa CCGTGCCCAGTCGGCATGTGGACATCGCCACCCAAGGCTGGTTCATTGGGCTGATGTGCGCCATCGCTCTGCTTATCCTGGTGCTCCTCATCGTCTGCTTCATCAAGAGGAACAAGGGTGGGAAATATCCAG tgaaagagaaagaagaagcacACCAAGACCCAGAGATCCAACCCATGAAGGAGGACGATGGCACATTTGGAGAATACAG TGACACCGAGGACCACAAGCCGCTGAAGGGCAGCCGGACGCCGTCCAACGGCACGGTGCGGCGTGACGAGAGCGACGACAGCCTGGTGGACTACGGGGAGGGCGGGGACGGCCAGTTCAACGAGGACGGCTCCTTCATCGGCCAGTACAGCGGCAAGAAGGAAAAGGACACGCACGAGGGCAACGAGAGCTCAGAGGCCCCGTCGCCCGTCAACGCCATGAACTCCTTTGTCTGA
- the nrcama gene encoding neuronal cell adhesion molecule a isoform X3: protein MDFTVVHLIVGENTMRSSGSGAVLLMILLSHMTSALEVPLDPKVLEGLPQPPTITLQSPKDYIFDPRENIVIHCEAKGKPHPNFSWTRNGSHFDVEQDSKVLMKPSSGTLVIDISGEKAEAYEGTYQCTAHNDHGTAISNNIVIRQSRSPLWSKERLEAITVQMGVSLVLQCRPPAGLPPPVIFWMDNIFQRLPLDNRVSQALNGDLYFSNVLPEDNRNDYICYARFPYTQTIQQKQPISVTVLETNPTGERRPGFMTPLGASSTKMVLRGETLELECIAEGLPTPEMSWQKDGGELPTSRVSFLNYKKTLKILDVSEADAGDYTCTATNRLGTAHHNIKVNVKAAPFWISAPRNLILAPNETGILTCRVNGDPKPDINWFVNGVPIENAPEDHTRKVDADTVILSRVQSGSSAVYQCNASNEFGYLIANAFVSVLAEPPRVLTPPNQVYQVITNSLALLHCATFGSPIPTITWFKDSQISIKSEDPYVIHENGTLEINVAQSQNSGKYTCIATNNLGVKENHVFLEVKDPTRILKQPEYKVVQRGTSAVFECKVKHDPSLIPTMTWLKNSGELPDDERFEVDADSLTIKDVTDEDAGTYTCIMNTTLDRDSASATLTVVEATPTPAIVYEKPDPPTDLELTDQTERSVQLTWIPGDEHNSPTQKFLIQYEDLLHEPSIWVNMTEVAGTRTTAQLDLSPYVYYSFRVLAKNQVGYSQPSQPSRQYRTNPAAPDENPSDVHGEGTEPGNLVISWKSLTGFQSNGPGLEYKVLWRQSDVDQDWSSKTVANSSHFVVSGVPVYVPYEIKVQALNDYGNGPEAEVVVGYSGEDLPLSATDGVLVMVHNSTVAQVHWEPVSSHSVRGKLKGYKVYYRRERGLHETEEEVDQEAQHQVLTFSGNQTEGRLPGLQPYSLYIIFIRVLNSKGEGPQSQEKQFETPEGVPGPPSFLNVLNPSLDSLTLEWGPPVNKNGRLTGYTLKYQPVSNTTEVGPVKVMDFLVNETTVTLDNLNSSVLYKFYLSAKTIKGAGANVTKEASAVMGTSPTQPPPHPTSPVTQSAHPPLHKAPSVGPVFGIVNTSVSEECALITWEYFGHHKNIYVEYMVENSKEDWKKESVNGSHSHILKGLKPGTSYRVRVVARDPAGPTLHTTSEEVVTVPAVPSRHVDIATQGWFIGLMCAIALLILVLLIVCFIKRNKGGKYPVKEKEEAHQDPEIQPMKEDDGTFGEYSDTEDHKPLKGSRTPSNGTVRRDESDDSLVDYGEGGDGQFNEDGSFIGQYSGKKEKDTHEGNESSEAPSPVNAMNSFV, encoded by the exons ATGGACTTCACCGTGGTCCACCTGATCGTGGGCGAGAATACCATGAGGTCCTCGGGTTCTGGAGCTGTTCTTCTCATGATCCTCTTGAGTCACATGACATCAGCGCTCGAAGTGCCCCTTGATC CTAAGGTCCTGGAAGGAT TGCCCCAGCCCCCGACTATTACGCTACAGTCACCGAAGGATTACATCTTTGACCCACGGGAGAACATCGTCATCCACTGTGAAGCCAAGGGGAAGCCCCACCCCAA CTTTTCTTGGACGAGGAATGGGAGCCATTTTGATGTGGAGCAAGACTCTAAAGTTCTCATGAAGCCTAGTTCGGGAACTCTGGTCATTGACATCAGTGGGGAAAAAGCCGAGGCCTACGAGGGGACTTACCAGTGCACGGCCCACAATGATCACGGCACGGCTATCTCCAACAACATTGTCATCAGACAGTCCA GGTCCCCCTTGTGGTCGAAAGAAAGACTTGAGGCCATCACAGTGCAGATGGGGGTCTCGCTGGTGCTGCAGTGCCGACCCCCGGCAGGGCTGCCCCCTCCCGTTATATTTTGGATGGATAACA TTTTCCAGAGACTGCCGCTGGACAATCGAGTGTCCCAGGCCCTGAACGGAGACTTGTACTTTTCCAATGTCCTCCCGGAGGACAACAGGAATGACTACATCTGCTATGCCCGCTTCCCTTATACACAGACCATCCAGCAGAAGCAGCCCATCTCCGTCACCGTGCTGGAGA CCAACCCGACGGGGGAGCGGCGTCCTGGTTTTATGACGCCTCTGGGCGCCTCCAGCACCAAGATGGTCCTGCGAGGGGAGACTCTCGAACTGGAATGCATCGCCGAAGGCTT GCCCACTCCGGAGATGTCTTGGCAGAAAGACGGAGGAGAGCTGCCGACCAGTAGGGTGTCGTTCCTCAACTACAAGAAAACCCTGAAGATTTTGGACGTAAGCGAAGCCGACGCCGGCGACTACACCTGCACGGCCACCAACCGCCTGGGCACGGCACACCACAACATCAAGGTCAATGTCAAAG CTGCTCCGTTCTGGATCAGCGCTCCCAGGAACCTGATCCTCGCCCCAAATGAGACTGGCATCCTGACTTGCAGAGTCAATGGAGACCCCAAGCCGGATATAAATTGGTTTGTCAATGGAGTTCCCATAGAAA ATGCTCCTGAAGACCACACCCGCAAGGTGGATGCCGACACAGTGATTCTTAGCCGTGTGCAGTCTGGGTCCAGTGCCGTTTATCAGTGCAACGCCTCCAATGAATTTGGCTACCTGATCGCCAACGCGTTTGTCAGTGTGCTCG CTGAGCCCCCGAGGGTGCTCACTCCCCCCAACCAAGTGTACCAGGTCATCACCAATAGCCTTGCTTTACTACACTGCGCCACTTTCGGCTCACCGATACCAACCATTACatg GTTCAAAGACAGTCAGATCAGTATTAAGAGTGAGGACCCCTATGTGATCCACGAGAATGGTACTTTGGAGATCAATGTGGCCCAGTCGCAAAACAGCGGGAAGTACACGTGCATTGCCACCAACAACCTGGGCGTCAAGGAGAACCATGTCTTCCTGGAGGTTAAAGACCCCACACGCATCCTGAAGCAGCCGGAATACAAGGTGGTACAGCGAGGCACGAGCGCCGTGTTCGAATGCAAAGTCAAACACGACCCATCCCTCATCCCCACCATGACCTGGCTCAAAAACAGCGGCGAACTGCCCGACGACGAGAG GTTTGAGGTGGACGCCGACAGTTTGACCATCAAAGACGTGACGGATGAAGATGCGGGCACTTACACGTGCATCATGAACACTACCCTGGACCGGGACTCCGCCAGTGCCACGCTTACTGTCGTCG AGGCTACTCCTACGCCAGCTATTGTCTACG AGAAACCTGACCCGCCCACTGATCTGGAACTCACTGACCAGACCGAGCGGAGTGTTCAGCTCACTTGGATCCCTGGCGATGAACACAACAGTCCCACacaaa AGTTTTTGATCCAGTACGAGGATTTGCTGCACGAGCCCAGCATCTGGGTCAACATGACAGAGGTTGCTGGTACGAGGACCACGGCGCAACTAGACCTCTCGCCGTATGTCTACTACTCCTTCCGGGTTCTGGCAAAGAATCAGGTGGGCTACAGCCAACCCAGCCAGCCGTCGCGCCAGTACAGAACCAACCCAGCAG CCCCTGATGAGAATCCTTCAGATGTTCATGGAGAAGGAACAGAACCTGGCAACCTTGTCATCTCCTGGAAA TCGCTCACAGGATTCCAGTCAAATGGGCCCGGTTTGGAGTACAAGGTGCTGTGGAGACAGAGTGATGTGGATCAAGATTGGTCCTCCAAGACGGTGGCCAACTCTTCACATTTTGTCGTGTCCGGAGTTCCAGTCTACGTACCCTACGAGATTAAAGTTCAGGCTTTGAACGACTATGGCAACGGGCCGGAGGCCGAAGTCGTCGTCGGTTACTCCGGGGAAGACT TGCCTTTGTCCGCCACCGATGGCGTCCTGGTCATGGTTCACAACAGCACCGTGGCACAAGTGCACTGGGAGCCGGTGTCTTCTCACTCAGTCCGTGGGAAACTAAAGGGCTACAAG GTATACTACCGTCGCGAACGAGGCTTGCATGAGACTGAGGAGGAAGTGGATCAAGAGGCACAACACCAAGTTCTGACCTTCAGTGGGAACCAGACCGAGGGACGTCTGCCGGGCCTCCAGCCGTACAGCCTCTACATCATCTTCATCAGGGTCTTGAATAGCAAAGGAGAAGGTCCTCAGAGTCAGGAGAAGCAATTTGAGACACCCGAGGGAG TTCCAGGACCACCTTCTTTTCTAAACGTCTTGAATCCCAGTTTGGACTCTCTTACTCTGGAATGGGGCCCACCAGTGAACAAAAACGGACGCCTTACTGGATACACGCTTAAATACCAGCCAG TCAGTAATACCACCGAAGTGGGGCCGGTCAAGGTCATGGATTTTCTGGTCAACGAGACCACCGTGACGCTGGACAATTTGAACTCCAGCGTGCTCTACAAGTTCTACCTGAGCGCAAAGACCATCAAAGGCGCTGGCGCCAACGTCACCAAAGAGGCCTCCGCCGTCAtgggaacaa GCCCCACACAGCCCCCTCCTCACCCAACCTCCCCCGTCACTCAGTCTGCGCACCCCCCGCTTCACAAGG CGCCCTCTGTAGGCCCCGTGTTTGGCATCGTGAACACATCAGTGTCGGAGGAATGCGCGCTGATCACTTGGGAATACTTTGGACACCATAAGAATATTTATGTGGAATACATGGTAGAAAACA GTAAAGAGGACTGGAAAAAGGAGTCGGTAAACGGCTCTCACTCGCATATTTTAAAAGGGTTAAAGCCAGGGACGTCCTATAGGGTGCGTGTGGTAGCTCGAGACCCGGCCGGGCCGACGCTCCACACCACAAGTGAAGAGGTGGTTACAGTGCCAG CCGTGCCCAGTCGGCATGTGGACATCGCCACCCAAGGCTGGTTCATTGGGCTGATGTGCGCCATCGCTCTGCTTATCCTGGTGCTCCTCATCGTCTGCTTCATCAAGAGGAACAAGGGTGGGAAATATCCAG tgaaagagaaagaagaagcacACCAAGACCCAGAGATCCAACCCATGAAGGAGGACGATGGCACATTTGGAGAATACAG TGACACCGAGGACCACAAGCCGCTGAAGGGCAGCCGGACGCCGTCCAACGGCACGGTGCGGCGTGACGAGAGCGACGACAGCCTGGTGGACTACGGGGAGGGCGGGGACGGCCAGTTCAACGAGGACGGCTCCTTCATCGGCCAGTACAGCGGCAAGAAGGAAAAGGACACGCACGAGGGCAACGAGAGCTCAGAGGCCCCGTCGCCCGTCAACGCCATGAACTCCTTTGTCTGA
- the nrcama gene encoding neuronal cell adhesion molecule a isoform X8 — MDFTVVHLIVGENTMRSSGSGAVLLMILLSHMTSALEVPLDPKVLEGLPQPPTITLQSPKDYIFDPRENIVIHCEAKGKPHPNFSWTRNGSHFDVEQDSKVLMKPSSGTLVIDISGEKAEAYEGTYQCTAHNDHGTAISNNIVIRQSRSPLWSKERLEAITVQMGVSLVLQCRPPAGLPPPVIFWMDNIFQRLPLDNRVSQALNGDLYFSNVLPEDNRNDYICYARFPYTQTIQQKQPISVTVLETNPTGERRPGFMTPLGASSTKMVLRGETLELECIAEGLPTPEMSWQKDGGELPTSRVSFLNYKKTLKILDVSEADAGDYTCTATNRLGTAHHNIKVNVKAAPFWISAPRNLILAPNETGILTCRVNGDPKPDINWFVNGVPIENAPEDHTRKVDADTVILSRVQSGSSAVYQCNASNEFGYLIANAFVSVLAEPPRVLTPPNQVYQVITNSLALLHCATFGSPIPTITWFKDSQISIKSEDPYVIHENGTLEINVAQSQNSGKYTCIATNNLGVKENHVFLEVKDPTRILKQPEYKVVQRGTSAVFECKVKHDPSLIPTMTWLKNSGELPDDERFEVDADSLTIKDVTDEDAGTYTCIMNTTLDRDSASATLTVVEATPTPAIVYEKPDPPTDLELTDQTERSVQLTWIPGDEHNSPTQKFLIQYEDLLHEPSIWVNMTEVAGTRTTAQLDLSPYVYYSFRVLAKNQVGYSQPSQPSRQYRTNPAAPDENPSDVHGEGTEPGNLVISWKSLTGFQSNGPGLEYKVLWRQSDVDQDWSSKTVANSSHFVVSGVPVYVPYEIKVQALNDYGNGPEAEVVVGYSGEDLPLSATDGVLVMVHNSTVAQVHWEPVSSHSVRGKLKGYKVYYRRERGLHETEEEVDQEAQHQVLTFSGNQTEGRLPGLQPYSLYIIFIRVLNSKGEGPQSQEKQFETPEGVPGPPSFLNVLNPSLDSLTLEWGPPVNKNGRLTGYTLKYQPVSNTTEVGPVKVMDFLVNETTVTLDNLNSSVLYKFYLSAKTIKGAGANVTKEASAVMGTTVPSRHVDIATQGWFIGLMCAIALLILVLLIVCFIKRNKGGKYPVKEKEEAHQDPEIQPMKEDDGTFGEYSDTEDHKPLKGSRTPSNGTVRRDESDDSLVDYGEGGDGQFNEDGSFIGQYSGKKEKDTHEGNESSEAPSPVNAMNSFV; from the exons ATGGACTTCACCGTGGTCCACCTGATCGTGGGCGAGAATACCATGAGGTCCTCGGGTTCTGGAGCTGTTCTTCTCATGATCCTCTTGAGTCACATGACATCAGCGCTCGAAGTGCCCCTTGATC CTAAGGTCCTGGAAGGAT TGCCCCAGCCCCCGACTATTACGCTACAGTCACCGAAGGATTACATCTTTGACCCACGGGAGAACATCGTCATCCACTGTGAAGCCAAGGGGAAGCCCCACCCCAA CTTTTCTTGGACGAGGAATGGGAGCCATTTTGATGTGGAGCAAGACTCTAAAGTTCTCATGAAGCCTAGTTCGGGAACTCTGGTCATTGACATCAGTGGGGAAAAAGCCGAGGCCTACGAGGGGACTTACCAGTGCACGGCCCACAATGATCACGGCACGGCTATCTCCAACAACATTGTCATCAGACAGTCCA GGTCCCCCTTGTGGTCGAAAGAAAGACTTGAGGCCATCACAGTGCAGATGGGGGTCTCGCTGGTGCTGCAGTGCCGACCCCCGGCAGGGCTGCCCCCTCCCGTTATATTTTGGATGGATAACA TTTTCCAGAGACTGCCGCTGGACAATCGAGTGTCCCAGGCCCTGAACGGAGACTTGTACTTTTCCAATGTCCTCCCGGAGGACAACAGGAATGACTACATCTGCTATGCCCGCTTCCCTTATACACAGACCATCCAGCAGAAGCAGCCCATCTCCGTCACCGTGCTGGAGA CCAACCCGACGGGGGAGCGGCGTCCTGGTTTTATGACGCCTCTGGGCGCCTCCAGCACCAAGATGGTCCTGCGAGGGGAGACTCTCGAACTGGAATGCATCGCCGAAGGCTT GCCCACTCCGGAGATGTCTTGGCAGAAAGACGGAGGAGAGCTGCCGACCAGTAGGGTGTCGTTCCTCAACTACAAGAAAACCCTGAAGATTTTGGACGTAAGCGAAGCCGACGCCGGCGACTACACCTGCACGGCCACCAACCGCCTGGGCACGGCACACCACAACATCAAGGTCAATGTCAAAG CTGCTCCGTTCTGGATCAGCGCTCCCAGGAACCTGATCCTCGCCCCAAATGAGACTGGCATCCTGACTTGCAGAGTCAATGGAGACCCCAAGCCGGATATAAATTGGTTTGTCAATGGAGTTCCCATAGAAA ATGCTCCTGAAGACCACACCCGCAAGGTGGATGCCGACACAGTGATTCTTAGCCGTGTGCAGTCTGGGTCCAGTGCCGTTTATCAGTGCAACGCCTCCAATGAATTTGGCTACCTGATCGCCAACGCGTTTGTCAGTGTGCTCG CTGAGCCCCCGAGGGTGCTCACTCCCCCCAACCAAGTGTACCAGGTCATCACCAATAGCCTTGCTTTACTACACTGCGCCACTTTCGGCTCACCGATACCAACCATTACatg GTTCAAAGACAGTCAGATCAGTATTAAGAGTGAGGACCCCTATGTGATCCACGAGAATGGTACTTTGGAGATCAATGTGGCCCAGTCGCAAAACAGCGGGAAGTACACGTGCATTGCCACCAACAACCTGGGCGTCAAGGAGAACCATGTCTTCCTGGAGGTTAAAGACCCCACACGCATCCTGAAGCAGCCGGAATACAAGGTGGTACAGCGAGGCACGAGCGCCGTGTTCGAATGCAAAGTCAAACACGACCCATCCCTCATCCCCACCATGACCTGGCTCAAAAACAGCGGCGAACTGCCCGACGACGAGAG GTTTGAGGTGGACGCCGACAGTTTGACCATCAAAGACGTGACGGATGAAGATGCGGGCACTTACACGTGCATCATGAACACTACCCTGGACCGGGACTCCGCCAGTGCCACGCTTACTGTCGTCG AGGCTACTCCTACGCCAGCTATTGTCTACG AGAAACCTGACCCGCCCACTGATCTGGAACTCACTGACCAGACCGAGCGGAGTGTTCAGCTCACTTGGATCCCTGGCGATGAACACAACAGTCCCACacaaa AGTTTTTGATCCAGTACGAGGATTTGCTGCACGAGCCCAGCATCTGGGTCAACATGACAGAGGTTGCTGGTACGAGGACCACGGCGCAACTAGACCTCTCGCCGTATGTCTACTACTCCTTCCGGGTTCTGGCAAAGAATCAGGTGGGCTACAGCCAACCCAGCCAGCCGTCGCGCCAGTACAGAACCAACCCAGCAG CCCCTGATGAGAATCCTTCAGATGTTCATGGAGAAGGAACAGAACCTGGCAACCTTGTCATCTCCTGGAAA TCGCTCACAGGATTCCAGTCAAATGGGCCCGGTTTGGAGTACAAGGTGCTGTGGAGACAGAGTGATGTGGATCAAGATTGGTCCTCCAAGACGGTGGCCAACTCTTCACATTTTGTCGTGTCCGGAGTTCCAGTCTACGTACCCTACGAGATTAAAGTTCAGGCTTTGAACGACTATGGCAACGGGCCGGAGGCCGAAGTCGTCGTCGGTTACTCCGGGGAAGACT TGCCTTTGTCCGCCACCGATGGCGTCCTGGTCATGGTTCACAACAGCACCGTGGCACAAGTGCACTGGGAGCCGGTGTCTTCTCACTCAGTCCGTGGGAAACTAAAGGGCTACAAG GTATACTACCGTCGCGAACGAGGCTTGCATGAGACTGAGGAGGAAGTGGATCAAGAGGCACAACACCAAGTTCTGACCTTCAGTGGGAACCAGACCGAGGGACGTCTGCCGGGCCTCCAGCCGTACAGCCTCTACATCATCTTCATCAGGGTCTTGAATAGCAAAGGAGAAGGTCCTCAGAGTCAGGAGAAGCAATTTGAGACACCCGAGGGAG TTCCAGGACCACCTTCTTTTCTAAACGTCTTGAATCCCAGTTTGGACTCTCTTACTCTGGAATGGGGCCCACCAGTGAACAAAAACGGACGCCTTACTGGATACACGCTTAAATACCAGCCAG TCAGTAATACCACCGAAGTGGGGCCGGTCAAGGTCATGGATTTTCTGGTCAACGAGACCACCGTGACGCTGGACAATTTGAACTCCAGCGTGCTCTACAAGTTCTACCTGAGCGCAAAGACCATCAAAGGCGCTGGCGCCAACGTCACCAAAGAGGCCTCCGCCGTCAtgggaacaa CCGTGCCCAGTCGGCATGTGGACATCGCCACCCAAGGCTGGTTCATTGGGCTGATGTGCGCCATCGCTCTGCTTATCCTGGTGCTCCTCATCGTCTGCTTCATCAAGAGGAACAAGGGTGGGAAATATCCAG tgaaagagaaagaagaagcacACCAAGACCCAGAGATCCAACCCATGAAGGAGGACGATGGCACATTTGGAGAATACAG TGACACCGAGGACCACAAGCCGCTGAAGGGCAGCCGGACGCCGTCCAACGGCACGGTGCGGCGTGACGAGAGCGACGACAGCCTGGTGGACTACGGGGAGGGCGGGGACGGCCAGTTCAACGAGGACGGCTCCTTCATCGGCCAGTACAGCGGCAAGAAGGAAAAGGACACGCACGAGGGCAACGAGAGCTCAGAGGCCCCGTCGCCCGTCAACGCCATGAACTCCTTTGTCTGA